A single window of Martelella sp. NC20 DNA harbors:
- the betB gene encoding betaine-aldehyde dehydrogenase produces MRAQPKASHFIDGAYVEDTAGKAFESRYAATGEVIATLHSATPAIIDQAMASAVRAQREWAALLPVERARVLRRAADIIRERNEALSELETLDTGKAIQETLVADATSGADSLEWFSAQAAGLSGESVPLGDAFAYTVREPLGVCVGIGAWNYPTQIACWKAAPALACGNAMVFKPSEMTPLCALKLAEIFIEAGAPKGLFNVVQGFGDVGAALATHAETAKVSLTGSVPTGGKVYAAAASGMRHVTMELGGKSPLVVFEDADLEDAIGGAMLGNFYSTGQICSNGTRVFVQKPILEKFLARLAERTKTIRLGDPLDPDTHLGPLISKGQRDKVMAYIDKGRAEGARLVIGGGIPQGEGFANGAYIEPTVFADVTDDMTIAREEIFGPVMSVLAFDTEDEVIARANGTDFGLAAGLFTKDISRAHRVAGRLAAGICWINTYNLTPVEIPFGGVKHSGFGRENGRAAMEFYSQVKTVHVALGRVDSPY; encoded by the coding sequence ATGCGGGCACAGCCGAAAGCAAGCCATTTCATCGACGGCGCCTATGTCGAAGACACCGCCGGCAAGGCGTTCGAAAGCCGTTATGCCGCGACCGGCGAGGTGATCGCCACGCTCCACAGCGCAACGCCGGCGATCATCGACCAGGCGATGGCGTCGGCCGTCCGCGCCCAGCGCGAATGGGCAGCCTTGCTGCCGGTCGAGCGGGCGCGGGTGCTGCGTCGCGCCGCCGATATCATCCGCGAGCGCAACGAAGCGCTGTCGGAGCTCGAAACGCTCGATACCGGCAAGGCGATCCAGGAAACGCTGGTGGCCGATGCGACGTCGGGTGCCGACAGTCTCGAATGGTTCTCCGCGCAGGCGGCAGGCCTTTCCGGCGAGAGCGTGCCGCTGGGCGATGCCTTCGCCTATACGGTGCGCGAGCCGCTCGGCGTCTGCGTCGGCATCGGGGCGTGGAACTATCCGACCCAGATCGCCTGCTGGAAGGCAGCGCCCGCGCTTGCCTGCGGCAATGCCATGGTGTTCAAGCCCTCCGAGATGACCCCGCTTTGCGCCCTGAAACTCGCCGAAATCTTCATCGAGGCCGGCGCGCCCAAGGGGCTTTTCAACGTGGTGCAGGGCTTCGGCGATGTCGGCGCGGCGCTGGCCACCCATGCCGAAACCGCGAAGGTGTCGCTCACCGGCTCGGTGCCGACAGGCGGCAAGGTCTATGCCGCGGCCGCCTCCGGCATGCGCCACGTGACGATGGAACTCGGCGGCAAGTCGCCGCTGGTGGTGTTCGAGGATGCCGACCTCGAAGACGCGATCGGCGGCGCGATGCTCGGCAATTTCTATTCCACCGGCCAGATCTGCTCCAACGGCACGCGGGTGTTCGTCCAGAAACCGATCCTTGAAAAATTCCTGGCGCGTCTGGCCGAGCGGACGAAGACGATCCGTCTCGGCGATCCGCTCGATCCCGACACCCATCTCGGCCCCCTGATCTCTAAGGGGCAGCGCGACAAGGTGATGGCCTATATCGACAAGGGCAGGGCCGAGGGCGCGCGGCTGGTGATCGGCGGCGGCATTCCGCAAGGGGAAGGCTTTGCGAACGGCGCCTATATCGAGCCGACGGTCTTCGCCGACGTCACCGACGACATGACGATCGCGCGCGAGGAAATCTTCGGACCGGTGATGAGCGTGCTCGCCTTCGACACCGAGGACGAGGTGATCGCGCGCGCCAACGGCACGGATTTCGGCCTCGCCGCCGGCCTGTTCACCAAGGACATTTCCCGCGCCCACCGGGTGGCGGGCAGGCTTGCGGCCGGCATCTGCTGGATCAACACCTATAATTTGACGCCGGTCGAAATCCCGTTCGGCGGCGTGAAGCATTCGGGCTTCGGCCGGGAGAACGGCAGGGCAGCGATGGAGTTCTATTCGCAGGTGAAGACGGTGCATGTGGCGCTGGGCAGGGTGGATAGCCCGTATTGA
- the betA gene encoding choline dehydrogenase produces the protein MKGSRLAEADFVIVGSGSAGSAMAYRLSEDGKYSVLVLEYGGTDIGPFIQMPAALSYPMNMKRYDWGFASEPEPNLGNRRLATPRGKVIGGSSSINGMVYVRGHASDFDHWAEAGAAGWGYADVLPYYKRMENWHDSGHGGDPSWRGNSGPLHVTRGPRKNPLFHAFVEAGRQAGFELTDDYNGEKQEGFGPMEQTVWKGRRWSAANAYLKPALKRENLDIIRCFARKVVIENGRATGVEIERHGKIETVTARREVILAASSINTPKLLLLSGIGPAAELAGHDIAVVADRPGVGKNLQDHLEVYIQQASTQPITLYKHWNLFGKALAGAQWLFFKNGIGASNQFESAAFLRSAAGVDYPDIQYHFLPMAVRYDGTAAAEGHGFQAHVGPMRSPSRGEITLASADPAEDPKIVFNYMSHEQDWADFRRCVRLTREIFAQAAFDPYRGKEIQPGADITSDDEIDGFIREHAESAYHPCGTAKMGAASDPMAVVDPECRVIGVEALRVADSSIFPRITNGNLNAPSIMVGEKASDHILGRQPLAPENAEPWMNPRRETSDR, from the coding sequence ATGAAAGGTTCTAGATTGGCTGAAGCAGATTTTGTCATCGTCGGTTCCGGTTCGGCAGGCTCGGCGATGGCCTATCGCCTGTCGGAGGACGGGAAATATTCGGTGCTGGTGCTGGAATACGGCGGTACGGATATCGGGCCGTTCATCCAGATGCCGGCGGCGCTTTCCTATCCGATGAACATGAAGCGCTATGACTGGGGCTTTGCCTCCGAGCCGGAGCCGAACCTTGGCAACCGTCGGCTGGCGACCCCGCGCGGCAAGGTGATCGGCGGCTCGTCCTCGATCAACGGCATGGTCTATGTGCGCGGCCACGCAAGCGATTTCGACCACTGGGCCGAGGCGGGCGCTGCCGGCTGGGGCTATGCCGACGTGCTGCCCTATTACAAGCGCATGGAGAACTGGCACGATAGCGGCCATGGCGGCGACCCGTCCTGGCGCGGCAATTCCGGCCCGCTGCATGTCACGCGCGGCCCGCGCAAGAACCCGCTGTTTCACGCCTTTGTCGAGGCGGGCCGGCAAGCCGGTTTCGAGCTGACCGACGACTATAACGGCGAGAAGCAGGAGGGCTTCGGACCGATGGAGCAGACCGTCTGGAAAGGGCGGCGCTGGTCGGCGGCCAATGCCTATCTGAAACCGGCGCTGAAGCGTGAAAATCTCGATATCATCCGCTGCTTCGCCCGCAAGGTGGTGATCGAGAACGGTCGTGCGACGGGCGTCGAGATCGAGCGCCACGGCAAGATCGAGACGGTCACGGCGCGCCGCGAGGTGATCCTCGCCGCCTCCTCGATCAACACGCCGAAACTGCTGCTCCTGTCCGGCATTGGCCCGGCGGCGGAACTTGCCGGGCATGATATCGCGGTCGTGGCCGACCGTCCGGGCGTCGGCAAGAACCTGCAGGACCATCTGGAAGTCTATATCCAGCAGGCCAGCACCCAGCCGATCACGCTCTACAAGCACTGGAATCTTTTTGGAAAGGCACTGGCCGGCGCGCAATGGCTGTTCTTCAAGAACGGCATCGGCGCGTCCAATCAGTTCGAAAGCGCGGCCTTCCTGCGCTCGGCGGCGGGCGTCGACTATCCCGATATCCAGTACCATTTCCTGCCGATGGCGGTGCGCTATGACGGTACGGCGGCCGCTGAAGGCCATGGCTTCCAGGCCCATGTCGGTCCGATGCGCTCGCCCTCGCGCGGCGAAATCACGCTCGCCAGCGCCGATCCGGCGGAAGATCCGAAGATCGTGTTCAACTATATGAGCCACGAACAGGACTGGGCCGATTTCCGCAGATGCGTGCGGCTCACCCGTGAAATCTTCGCCCAGGCCGCCTTCGACCCCTATCGCGGCAAGGAAATCCAGCCCGGCGCGGATATTACGAGCGACGACGAGATCGACGGCTTCATCCGCGAACATGCCGAAAGCGCCTATCACCCCTGCGGAACGGCGAAGATGGGGGCTGCAAGCGATCCGATGGCGGTGGTCGATCCCGAATGCCGGGTCATCGGGGTCGAGGCCCTGCGCGTCGCCGATAGTTCGATCTTCCCGCGCATCACCAACGGCAATCTCAACGCGCCGTCGATCATGGTCGGCGAAAAGGCCAGCGACCATATTCTCGGCCGCCAGCCGCTGGCGCCGGAAAACGCCGAGCCGTGGATGAACCCGCGCCGCGAAACCTCCGACCGGTAA
- a CDS encoding ABC transporter substrate-binding protein, which produces MIEGQRAGRRRLLKGAATSLILAAMPLGLANAQDGLGSPGDPVEIKVMANEAFANTWQTILVPEFNKKFPNVEVRIDGVPYTELLAKMMLDATSPDPEYDILLADDPWVPQLASIGALMDLQGDEIAAITDAEYDWADFNAAPLAAGEWQGVQYAVPVRSNMLLMFYNRSLYDKAGVPEPTPELTWEQFFENAPKLVQDTDGDGKVDAWAIDTYFVRDPLTPTIWQSILNANGGNLLDDDGNPAFADDIGVASLETHKRLLDYAPPGGLSHGFSESLQAFRQGAVANMITWGSVYKATAVDPQSTTLTTDEVGIQVLPVGDVRAGTHRGIWIAGISSKTEHPEAAWSFLQWLTSKEGESVNAALVGSFPARKSTLSGEPSEPWLAPVYATLQNAYEVAEEGRMWRIRSPKSDAAQQVLADEVARALAGQASAQEALDTASKKISRVLK; this is translated from the coding sequence ATGATTGAAGGACAGCGCGCCGGAAGAAGGCGTCTACTCAAGGGAGCGGCCACATCGCTGATCCTGGCGGCAATGCCGCTGGGACTGGCCAATGCGCAGGATGGCCTCGGCTCGCCGGGCGATCCGGTGGAAATCAAGGTCATGGCCAACGAGGCATTCGCCAATACCTGGCAGACCATTCTGGTTCCGGAATTCAACAAGAAGTTCCCGAATGTCGAGGTTCGGATCGATGGCGTGCCCTATACGGAACTGCTCGCCAAGATGATGCTCGATGCCACCAGCCCCGATCCGGAATATGATATCCTGCTGGCCGACGATCCGTGGGTGCCGCAGCTTGCCTCGATCGGCGCGCTGATGGACCTGCAGGGAGACGAGATCGCCGCAATCACCGACGCGGAATACGACTGGGCCGATTTCAACGCCGCGCCGCTTGCCGCCGGCGAATGGCAGGGCGTGCAGTATGCCGTGCCGGTCCGCTCCAACATGCTGTTGATGTTCTACAATCGCAGCCTGTATGACAAGGCGGGCGTGCCCGAGCCGACGCCGGAACTGACATGGGAGCAATTCTTCGAGAATGCGCCGAAACTGGTTCAGGATACCGATGGCGACGGCAAGGTCGATGCCTGGGCGATCGATACCTATTTCGTGCGCGATCCGCTGACGCCGACCATCTGGCAGTCGATTCTCAACGCCAATGGCGGCAACCTGCTCGATGACGACGGCAATCCCGCCTTTGCCGACGATATCGGCGTCGCTTCGCTGGAAACCCACAAGCGCCTGCTCGACTACGCGCCGCCCGGCGGTCTCAGCCATGGCTTTTCGGAATCGCTCCAGGCCTTCCGTCAGGGTGCCGTGGCCAACATGATCACCTGGGGCAGCGTCTACAAGGCGACCGCCGTTGACCCGCAGTCGACGACGCTCACCACCGACGAGGTCGGTATCCAGGTGCTTCCGGTCGGTGATGTCCGCGCCGGCACGCATCGCGGCATCTGGATTGCCGGCATCAGCAGCAAGACGGAACATCCCGAGGCGGCATGGTCCTTCCTCCAGTGGCTGACCTCCAAAGAGGGCGAGAGCGTCAATGCCGCGCTGGTCGGCTCGTTCCCGGCCCGCAAGTCGACGCTTTCCGGAGAGCCGAGCGAACCCTGGCTGGCGCCGGTCTACGCCACGTTGCAGAATGCCTACGAAGTTGCCGAGGAGGGCAGGATGTGGCGCATCCGCAGCCCGAAATCGGACGCCGCCCAGCAGGTCCTCGCCGATGAGGTGGCCCGCGCGCTTGCCGGCCAGGCTTCCGCGCAGGAGGCGCTCGATACCGCCTCCAAGAAAATCTCCAGAGTGCTGAAATAG
- a CDS encoding mandelate racemase/muconate lactonizing enzyme family protein has protein sequence MPTKAIISEVKTLSCSNSWRNYNFLKITTEDGIVGWSEFDEYFGSPGVSAAINQISPRMIGKSAMHHEHIREDLRNVTRPGSGGIVGQALGAIENALLDIKAKALDVPCHVLLGGKVRDSIRVYWSHCVSYRTRTQHFSPGITDIGGVKQIAREVGEKGFSAFKTNIFRYDAEDRIEPWSPGFGRPYETGRNVERETLEGLRRHLEVMRAAAGPDIDMLLDLNFNAKTDGYLKILREIDDLDLFWVELDTLDPEALAYIRAQSRHPIASCETLIGLQQFLPFFRAQAVDVAIIDTPWNGVWQSMKIAAAAEAYETNVACHNFYGHLCTMMNAHFCAAVPNLTIMETDIDRIGWDAEIFTHLPEFRDGYLILPDRPGWGTEPIEAALAEHPPVPGAGMWQRTEASRLLV, from the coding sequence ATGCCAACGAAAGCCATAATAAGCGAAGTCAAGACGCTGTCCTGCAGCAATTCCTGGCGCAATTACAATTTCCTGAAGATCACCACCGAGGACGGGATCGTCGGCTGGAGCGAGTTCGATGAGTATTTCGGCTCTCCCGGCGTCAGCGCCGCGATCAACCAGATTTCGCCCCGCATGATCGGCAAGAGCGCGATGCATCACGAGCATATTCGCGAGGATCTGCGCAATGTCACGCGGCCCGGCTCCGGCGGCATTGTCGGCCAGGCGCTCGGGGCGATCGAAAACGCCCTGCTGGACATCAAGGCCAAGGCGCTGGATGTGCCCTGCCATGTTCTCTTGGGCGGAAAGGTGCGCGACAGCATCCGCGTCTACTGGTCCCATTGCGTTTCCTATCGCACCCGCACCCAGCATTTTTCGCCCGGCATCACCGATATCGGAGGCGTGAAACAGATCGCGCGCGAAGTTGGCGAAAAGGGGTTTTCGGCATTCAAGACCAATATCTTCCGCTATGACGCTGAGGATCGGATCGAGCCGTGGTCGCCCGGCTTCGGCCGTCCCTACGAGACCGGCCGCAATGTCGAGCGCGAGACGCTTGAGGGGCTTCGCCGTCACCTCGAAGTCATGCGCGCGGCGGCCGGTCCCGACATCGACATGCTGCTCGATCTCAATTTCAACGCCAAGACGGACGGCTATCTGAAGATCCTGCGCGAGATCGACGACCTCGACCTGTTCTGGGTCGAACTCGATACGCTCGATCCCGAGGCGCTGGCCTATATCCGCGCGCAGAGCCGGCACCCGATTGCTTCGTGCGAGACCCTGATCGGGCTCCAGCAGTTCCTGCCCTTCTTCCGCGCCCAGGCCGTCGATGTCGCCATCATCGATACGCCCTGGAACGGCGTCTGGCAGTCGATGAAGATCGCCGCCGCGGCGGAAGCCTACGAGACCAATGTCGCCTGCCACAATTTCTACGGCCATCTGTGCACGATGATGAATGCCCATTTCTGCGCGGCGGTGCCGAACCTGACGATCATGGAAACCGATATCGACCGGATCGGCTGGGATGCGGAGATCTTCACCCACCTGCCGGAATTCCGGGACGGCTATCTCATCCTTCCCGACAGGCCCGGCTGGGGCACCGAGCCGATCGAGGCGGCGCTCGCCGAACATCCGCCGGTTCCCGGCGCGGGCATGTGGCAGCGCACCGAAGCCTCGCGGCTTTTGGTATAA
- a CDS encoding GMC family oxidoreductase: protein MNEKVDVLIVGAGASGAVMAWSLADTKMRILCLDQGDWQNTSDFPSNGRDWEARLTEDFALSPNRRRLAADYPVNDDDSPIKIANFNGVGGGTILYAGHYPRLHPSDFRVRSLDGVADDWPIDYRTLEPFYALNDRMMGVASLAGDPAYPEKEQVMGPIPLGRTGQALGKAMNDLGWHWWPSDAAIATREYEGRAPCINLGQCGSGCAQGAKGSTDLTYWPEALRARVEMRPRCRVSRIETGPDGMATGAWYFDADGREQFQPAEIVILACNGIGTPRLLLNSASDRFPNGLANSSGLVGRNLMLHPYAQVRGHFDQPMDGHRGSPICTWSHEFYETDTARGFVRGYCYQFSRGMGPVRTAMTGMADGLLPWGEGHHDAFRRLFGHSAGMLAICEDLPEAHNRVTLDPELKDADGIPAPKISYRLSENSRLMLDHSVARGVEILKAAGARDITTRAPLPYAGWHLMGTARMGKDPERSVVNEWGRSHDVKNLFIVDGSVFVTSGGVNPTSTIQAVALYVADQIKTRLYELFD, encoded by the coding sequence ATGAATGAGAAAGTGGATGTCCTGATCGTCGGCGCGGGCGCTTCCGGCGCGGTCATGGCCTGGAGCCTTGCCGATACCAAGATGCGTATCCTGTGCCTGGACCAGGGGGACTGGCAGAATACCTCCGATTTCCCCAGCAATGGGCGGGACTGGGAAGCGCGTCTTACGGAGGACTTCGCCCTCAGCCCGAACCGGCGGCGACTTGCCGCCGACTATCCGGTCAATGACGACGATTCGCCGATCAAGATCGCCAATTTCAATGGCGTCGGCGGCGGCACGATCCTCTATGCCGGACACTATCCCCGGCTCCACCCCTCCGATTTCAGGGTCCGCAGCCTGGACGGCGTGGCCGACGACTGGCCGATCGACTACCGGACGCTGGAACCGTTCTACGCCCTCAACGACCGGATGATGGGCGTTGCCAGTCTGGCGGGCGATCCGGCCTATCCTGAAAAGGAGCAGGTCATGGGCCCGATCCCGCTTGGCCGCACGGGTCAGGCGCTCGGCAAGGCGATGAACGATCTCGGCTGGCACTGGTGGCCGTCGGATGCGGCGATCGCGACGCGCGAATATGAGGGGCGGGCCCCCTGCATCAATCTCGGGCAATGCGGTTCCGGTTGCGCCCAGGGCGCCAAGGGCAGCACCGATCTGACCTACTGGCCGGAGGCGTTGCGCGCGCGCGTCGAGATGCGGCCGCGCTGTCGCGTCAGCCGGATCGAGACCGGTCCGGACGGCATGGCGACGGGCGCCTGGTATTTCGACGCGGACGGCAGGGAGCAGTTCCAGCCGGCCGAGATCGTGATCCTTGCCTGCAACGGCATCGGCACGCCGCGCCTGCTGCTCAACTCGGCGTCCGACCGCTTTCCGAACGGCCTCGCCAATTCCAGCGGCCTGGTCGGCCGCAATCTGATGCTGCACCCTTATGCCCAGGTGCGCGGCCATTTCGACCAGCCGATGGACGGTCATCGCGGCTCCCCGATCTGCACCTGGAGCCACGAGTTCTACGAGACGGACACGGCGCGCGGTTTCGTGCGCGGCTATTGCTATCAGTTTTCGCGCGGCATGGGGCCGGTCCGCACCGCCATGACCGGCATGGCGGACGGTCTGCTGCCCTGGGGCGAGGGCCATCATGATGCCTTCCGCCGCCTGTTCGGCCACAGCGCCGGCATGCTGGCGATCTGCGAGGATCTGCCCGAGGCGCATAATCGCGTCACGCTCGACCCCGAGCTTAAGGATGCCGACGGCATTCCCGCGCCGAAGATCAGCTACCGGCTGAGCGAGAATTCTCGTCTTATGCTCGACCATTCGGTGGCTCGCGGCGTCGAGATCCTGAAGGCCGCCGGCGCGCGCGACATCACCACCCGCGCCCCGCTGCCCTATGCCGGCTGGCACCTGATGGGAACGGCCCGGATGGGCAAGGACCCCGAGCGCTCCGTCGTCAATGAATGGGGACGCAGTCACGATGTGAAGAACCTGTTCATCGTCGACGGCAGCGTTTTCGTAACCTCCGGCGGCGTCAATCCGACCTCGACGATCCAGGCGGTGGCGCTTTACGTCGCCGATCAGATCAAGACCCGCCTCTACGAGCTTTTCGATTGA
- a CDS encoding carbohydrate ABC transporter permease gives MTTDTASRRIAGNDGAGNDGAGSDRTGSDGAARHARRHALADLLSRWSFLMPSMLVLTVMLAYPIFYTLEISFSSFDLASFSADQWVGWDNYREVMGDYRFWESLKVTLIYLAIALPLQVALGFGIAFLINAEWWGRGILRALFIIPMVVAPVVAGGMWRMILDPLWGIANYWLGLVGLGPLDWFGDANLAMAAVIIIDTWRWTPFIVLIATAALLALPKDVFEAAKIDGANWWSTLWSVAVPLLVPVIAATFVIRWLGAVKMFDIVLAATYGGPGKATNVINLFIYEEAFRSLRFAESAAMAVIVLILTMVLTGIFLRGSRKLEELF, from the coding sequence ATGACGACAGACACAGCATCGCGCCGCATTGCCGGAAACGATGGGGCCGGAAACGACGGGGCTGGAAGCGATAGGACCGGAAGCGACGGGGCCGCACGGCACGCCCGGCGCCATGCCCTTGCCGACCTTCTGAGCCGCTGGTCGTTCCTGATGCCGAGCATGCTGGTGCTGACGGTCATGCTGGCCTATCCGATCTTCTATACGCTTGAGATCAGCTTCTCCTCCTTCGACCTTGCAAGCTTCAGCGCCGATCAATGGGTGGGCTGGGACAATTACAGGGAGGTGATGGGCGACTACCGGTTCTGGGAATCGCTGAAGGTCACGCTGATCTATCTGGCAATCGCCCTGCCGCTGCAGGTCGCGCTCGGCTTCGGCATCGCCTTTCTGATCAATGCCGAGTGGTGGGGCCGGGGCATCCTGCGCGCGCTGTTCATCATTCCCATGGTGGTCGCGCCCGTGGTCGCCGGCGGCATGTGGCGGATGATCCTCGATCCGCTCTGGGGCATCGCCAATTACTGGCTCGGCCTTGTCGGCCTCGGCCCGCTCGACTGGTTCGGCGATGCCAATCTCGCCATGGCCGCGGTGATCATCATCGACACATGGCGCTGGACCCCGTTCATCGTGCTGATCGCCACCGCCGCGCTCCTCGCTCTGCCCAAGGACGTGTTCGAGGCCGCCAAGATCGACGGCGCCAACTGGTGGTCCACGCTCTGGTCGGTCGCCGTGCCGCTGCTGGTGCCGGTGATCGCGGCCACCTTCGTCATCCGCTGGCTCGGCGCGGTCAAGATGTTCGACATCGTGCTCGCCGCCACCTATGGCGGGCCGGGCAAGGCCACCAACGTCATCAACCTGTTCATCTACGAGGAAGCGTTCCGCTCGCTGCGCTTCGCCGAATCCGCGGCGATGGCCGTCATCGTGCTGATCCTGACCATGGTGTTGACCGGCATCTTCCTGCGCGGAAGCCGCAAACTGGAGGAATTGTTTTGA
- a CDS encoding carbohydrate ABC transporter permease codes for MSVPATSSAPGSAFWHRMRILAAIIVSLFFLFPIYWMVLTSFKQQVEIFTNPPTFFFTPTLATYKEYIARADIVRRLVNTVIVATGSGLLSIVVGTMAGYALARIRLRGAGTIGLLILLSRGVPPIALAVPMFLVARKFGLTDKHITLILAYSTFLIPYVMWLMRSFFLSLPKELEESAMIDGCSRYGAFFKIILPISLPGLLSTLIFSMILAWEELLFALVLTNRHASTIPVAIAGIAGDTVNGANWGALTAVGTITVVPVVIFALLVQKWLIKGLADGATKG; via the coding sequence TTGAGCGTCCCCGCTACATCGTCGGCGCCCGGAAGCGCGTTCTGGCACAGGATGCGCATCCTGGCTGCCATCATCGTCAGCCTGTTCTTCCTGTTTCCGATCTACTGGATGGTGCTGACCTCGTTCAAGCAGCAGGTGGAGATATTCACCAATCCGCCGACCTTCTTCTTCACGCCGACGCTTGCCACCTACAAAGAATATATCGCGCGCGCCGATATCGTCCGGCGTCTCGTCAACACCGTCATCGTCGCCACCGGTTCCGGGCTGCTGTCGATCGTGGTCGGCACCATGGCGGGCTATGCGCTCGCCCGTATCCGGCTTCGCGGGGCCGGAACGATCGGTCTGCTGATCCTGCTGTCGCGCGGCGTGCCGCCGATCGCGCTGGCGGTGCCGATGTTTCTTGTCGCGCGCAAATTCGGGCTGACCGACAAGCACATCACCCTGATCCTCGCCTACAGCACCTTCCTGATCCCCTATGTGATGTGGCTGATGCGCAGTTTCTTCCTGTCGCTGCCGAAGGAACTTGAGGAATCCGCGATGATCGACGGGTGCTCGCGCTATGGCGCGTTCTTCAAGATCATCCTGCCGATTTCGCTGCCAGGCCTGCTGTCGACCCTGATCTTCAGCATGATCCTTGCCTGGGAGGAACTGCTGTTCGCGCTCGTGCTCACCAACCGTCATGCCTCGACCATACCGGTCGCGATCGCCGGCATTGCGGGCGACACGGTCAACGGCGCGAACTGGGGGGCGCTCACCGCCGTCGGCACGATCACCGTTGTTCCGGTGGTGATCTTCGCTCTTCTGGTGCAAAAGTGGCTTATCAAGGGCTTGGCGGACGGCGCGACCAAGGGATAA
- a CDS encoding GntR family transcriptional regulator, giving the protein MDHPKTYMTKAEHARQHIQEMVLSGTVGPGDRITTREVSLALGISETPIREAIRSLASDGWLEVQNHIGAVVQGLRAEQIREISALRGLICGLAVELGAGNFNAGRLARIDDNIAISATALEQQDFDLFGARNYEFHLLLCDNPESPWCRRLLENMHGLMSAQRHGIPPQPGRLADALKEHMAIRDRLREGDFAAAAALVNQHEKNTGDFLIDLIEAAPAKGANRRSEGRRAPTP; this is encoded by the coding sequence ATGGACCACCCCAAGACCTACATGACCAAGGCCGAACATGCCCGGCAGCATATCCAGGAAATGGTGCTTTCCGGGACGGTCGGGCCGGGCGACCGGATCACCACGCGGGAAGTGTCGCTTGCGCTCGGCATCAGCGAGACGCCGATCCGCGAGGCGATCCGAAGCCTCGCCTCCGACGGCTGGCTGGAGGTGCAGAACCACATCGGCGCCGTGGTGCAGGGCCTGCGCGCCGAGCAGATCCGCGAGATCAGCGCATTGCGCGGTCTGATTTGCGGGCTTGCGGTGGAGCTTGGCGCCGGCAACTTCAATGCCGGCCGGCTGGCGAGGATCGACGACAATATCGCGATTTCAGCGACCGCATTGGAACAGCAGGATTTCGACCTGTTCGGCGCCAGGAACTACGAGTTTCACCTGTTGCTGTGCGACAACCCGGAATCGCCCTGGTGCCGCAGATTGCTTGAGAACATGCATGGGCTGATGTCGGCGCAGCGCCACGGCATCCCGCCGCAGCCGGGACGCCTCGCCGATGCCCTGAAGGAGCATATGGCCATCCGCGACCGGCTGCGCGAGGGCGATTTCGCTGCCGCCGCGGCGCTGGTGAACCAGCATGAAAAGAATACCGGCGACTTCCTGATCGACCTGATCGAGGCCGCGCCGGCCAAGGGTGCGAACCGGCGGTCTGAAGGCCGCCGCGCGCCGACGCCATAA